The following proteins are co-located in the Mus pahari chromosome 14, PAHARI_EIJ_v1.1, whole genome shotgun sequence genome:
- the Arrb2 gene encoding beta-arrestin-2 isoform X2 — protein MGEKPGTRVFKKSSPNCKLTVYLGKRDFVDHLDKVDPVDGVVLVDPDYLKDRKVFVTLTCAFRYGREDLDVLGLSFRKDLFIATYQAFPPMPNPPRPPTRLQDRLLKKLGQHAHPFFFTIPQNLPCSVTLQPGPEDTGKACGVDFEIRAFCAKSIEEKSHKRNSVRLIIRKVQFAPETPGPQPSAETTRHFLMSDRRSLHLEASLDKELYYHGEPLNVNVHVTNNSAKTVKKIRVSVRQYADICLFSTAQYKCPVAQLEQDDQVSPSSTFCKVYTITPLLSDNREKRGLALDGQLKHEDTNLASSTIVKEGANKEVLGILVSYRVKVKLVVSRGGDVSVELPFVLMHPKPHDHITLPRPQSAPRETDVPVDTNLIEFDTNYATDDDIVFEDFARLRLKGMKDDDCDDQFC, from the exons ATGGGAGAAAAACCCGGGACCAG gGTCTTCAAGAAGTCGAGCCCTAACTGCAAG CTCACCGTGTACTTGGGCAAGCGCGACTTTGTAGATCACCTGGACAAAGTGGACCCTGTGG ATGGCGTGGTGCTCGTGGACCCTGACTACTTGAAGGACCGAAAAG TGTTCGTGACCCTCACCTGTGCCTTCCGCTATGGCCGAGAAGACCTGGACGTACTGGGCCTGTCTTTCCGCAAAGATCTGTTCATCGCCACCTATCAGGCCTTCCCCCCCATGCCCAACCCACCTCGGCCCCCAACCCGCCTACAGGACCGGCTGCTGAAGAAGTTGGGCCAACACGCCCACCCATTCTTTTTCACA ATACCCCAGAATTTGCCTTGTTCCGTCACACTGCAGCCAGGACCAGAGGACACAGGGAAG GCCTGTGGAGTAGACTTTGAGATTCGAGCTTTCTGTGCCaaatcaatagaagaaaaaagccACAAAAG GAACTCTGTGCGGCTTATCATCAGAAAGGTACAGTTTGCTCCTGAGACACCCGGTCCCCAGCCCTCCGCTGAAACCACACGCCACTTCCTCATGTCTGACCGGAGGTCCCTCCACCTAGAGGCTTCCCTGGACAAAGAG CTGTACTACCACGGGGAGCCCCTTAATGTCAATGTCCACGTCACCAACAATTCTGCCAAGACCGTCAAGAAGATCAGAGTGTCtg TGAGACAGTATGCCGACATCTGCCTCTTCAGCACCGCGCAGTACAAGTGTCCTGTGGCTCAGCTAGAACAAGA TGACCAGGTGTCTCCCAGTTCCACGTTCTGCAAGGTGTACACCATCACCCCGCTGCTCAGTGACAACCGAGAGAAGCGTGGCCTTGCCCTGGATGGGCAGCTCAAGCATGAAGACACCAACCTGGCTTCCAGCACcat TGTGAAGGAGGGAGCCAACAAGGAGGTGCTGGGGATTCTGGTATCCTACAGGGTCAAGGTGAAGCTGGTGGTGTCTCGAGGCGG agATGTCTCCGTGGAGCTACCTTTCGTCCTAATGCACCCCAAGCCCCATGACCACATCACCCTTCCCAGACCCCAGTCAG CCCCCCGGGAAACAGACGTTCCTGTGGATACCAACCTCATCGAATTCGATACCAA CTATGCCACAGACGATGACATCGTGTTTGAGGACTTTGCCCGGCTCCGGCTGAAGGGGATGAAGGATGATGACTGTGATGACCAATTCTGCTAG
- the Arrb2 gene encoding beta-arrestin-2 isoform X1, which yields MGEKPGTRVFKKSSPNCKLTVYLGKRDFVDHLDKVDPVDGVVLVDPDYLKDRKVFVTLTCAFRYGREDLDVLGLSFRKDLFIATYQAFPPMPNPPRPPTRLQDRLLKKLGQHAHPFFFTIPQNLPCSVTLQPGPEDTGKACGVDFEIRAFCAKSIEEKSHKRNSVRLIIRKVQFAPETPGPQPSAETTRHFLMSDRRSLHLEASLDKELYYHGEPLNVNVHVTNNSAKTVKKIRVSVRQYADICLFSTAQYKCPVAQLEQDDQVSPSSTFCKVYTITPLLSDNREKRGLALDGQLKHEDTNLASSTIVKEGANKEVLGILVSYRVKVKLVVSRGGDVSVELPFVLMHPKPHDHITLPRPQSAPIHPPLLCPSAPRETDVPVDTNLIEFDTNYATDDDIVFEDFARLRLKGMKDDDCDDQFC from the exons ATGGGAGAAAAACCCGGGACCAG gGTCTTCAAGAAGTCGAGCCCTAACTGCAAG CTCACCGTGTACTTGGGCAAGCGCGACTTTGTAGATCACCTGGACAAAGTGGACCCTGTGG ATGGCGTGGTGCTCGTGGACCCTGACTACTTGAAGGACCGAAAAG TGTTCGTGACCCTCACCTGTGCCTTCCGCTATGGCCGAGAAGACCTGGACGTACTGGGCCTGTCTTTCCGCAAAGATCTGTTCATCGCCACCTATCAGGCCTTCCCCCCCATGCCCAACCCACCTCGGCCCCCAACCCGCCTACAGGACCGGCTGCTGAAGAAGTTGGGCCAACACGCCCACCCATTCTTTTTCACA ATACCCCAGAATTTGCCTTGTTCCGTCACACTGCAGCCAGGACCAGAGGACACAGGGAAG GCCTGTGGAGTAGACTTTGAGATTCGAGCTTTCTGTGCCaaatcaatagaagaaaaaagccACAAAAG GAACTCTGTGCGGCTTATCATCAGAAAGGTACAGTTTGCTCCTGAGACACCCGGTCCCCAGCCCTCCGCTGAAACCACACGCCACTTCCTCATGTCTGACCGGAGGTCCCTCCACCTAGAGGCTTCCCTGGACAAAGAG CTGTACTACCACGGGGAGCCCCTTAATGTCAATGTCCACGTCACCAACAATTCTGCCAAGACCGTCAAGAAGATCAGAGTGTCtg TGAGACAGTATGCCGACATCTGCCTCTTCAGCACCGCGCAGTACAAGTGTCCTGTGGCTCAGCTAGAACAAGA TGACCAGGTGTCTCCCAGTTCCACGTTCTGCAAGGTGTACACCATCACCCCGCTGCTCAGTGACAACCGAGAGAAGCGTGGCCTTGCCCTGGATGGGCAGCTCAAGCATGAAGACACCAACCTGGCTTCCAGCACcat TGTGAAGGAGGGAGCCAACAAGGAGGTGCTGGGGATTCTGGTATCCTACAGGGTCAAGGTGAAGCTGGTGGTGTCTCGAGGCGG agATGTCTCCGTGGAGCTACCTTTCGTCCTAATGCACCCCAAGCCCCATGACCACATCACCCTTCCCAGACCCCAGTCAG CGCCCATCCACCCACCCCTTCTCTGCCCTTCAGCCCCCCGGGAAACAGACGTTCCTGTGGATACCAACCTCATCGAATTCGATACCAA CTATGCCACAGACGATGACATCGTGTTTGAGGACTTTGCCCGGCTCCGGCTGAAGGGGATGAAGGATGATGACTGTGATGACCAATTCTGCTAG